One genomic segment of Acinetobacter sp. C26M includes these proteins:
- a CDS encoding metal-dependent hydrolase, producing the protein MSASALKEKSKQKIPASFPVRRMDYEFQDMPKYWCNNEPTFTHYFTGLSTLFPEGESYFVRSVRALRDQVKSNSQLDRDIGAFIGQEAMHSKEHHAFHVSAQQYGLDPESLEKVTGIILKAIERTFPKKWNLLVTVGLEHYTAVLVVEMMKNVNELMTDTTIRNLWLWHSVEETEHKAVAYDMYEYLYGKGLDAYIPRVAIFSLSLVLITTFSNVYQVVLMSRDKQLLNLKSWAKFAGFTMQAYRKLVPQFFSYYRRDFHPNDTDESDIVAKTKIKIGLSSEQSTFVH; encoded by the coding sequence ATGTCTGCGTCAGCGTTAAAAGAAAAATCAAAGCAAAAGATACCTGCATCATTTCCAGTCCGCCGTATGGATTATGAATTTCAGGATATGCCCAAATACTGGTGTAATAATGAGCCAACCTTTACCCATTATTTCACAGGACTGTCCACCCTATTTCCAGAAGGAGAGTCTTACTTCGTCCGTTCGGTAAGAGCTTTGCGTGATCAAGTCAAAAGCAACTCGCAACTGGATCGTGATATTGGCGCATTCATTGGTCAGGAAGCCATGCACTCCAAAGAGCATCATGCCTTCCATGTCAGTGCACAACAATATGGGTTAGATCCTGAATCATTGGAAAAAGTGACAGGTATCATCCTCAAAGCCATTGAACGAACTTTTCCGAAAAAGTGGAATTTATTGGTCACCGTTGGCTTAGAACATTACACCGCAGTACTGGTGGTGGAGATGATGAAAAACGTCAATGAATTAATGACCGATACCACTATTCGGAATTTATGGTTATGGCACAGTGTGGAAGAAACCGAACACAAAGCGGTTGCCTATGACATGTATGAATATCTCTACGGCAAAGGGCTTGATGCTTATATCCCACGGGTTGCGATTTTTAGCCTGAGTTTGGTCCTTATCACAACCTTCTCGAATGTCTACCAAGTGGTATTGATGTCCAGAGACAAGCAATTACTGAATTTAAAATCGTGGGCTAAATTTGCAGGCTTTACTATGCAGGCCTATCGAAAATTGGTGCCACAATTTTTTTCTTATTATCGTCGTGACTTCCATCCCAATGATACCGATGAGTCTGACATCGTGGCAAAAACCAAAATCAAAATTGGTTTGTCTTCAGAGCAGTCGACTTTCGTGCATTAA
- a CDS encoding AraC family transcriptional regulator, which translates to MKDPYGLSKASIPISYAHLLLEIMVEKGFSASELLYQSKIPSALLHQVDARITPIQWSKLAWVSLSLAQDCGLGYEYGLKLRLTAHGSMGYALMSSPSLKQAIGLASQFFNMRLKDYRIDFSEQEQQSIIEIQQTHPVVSQQLEQAEMLRRFFYECLMIGVVQTALTLAEHDFSDVELHVDWSEPSYHQKFQPQLPTVRFNQAHNQIRYPAAILNLPTKMADPTAFQHALAQCEAEQIRFSETIQDIGLRVRTELQLTPQKGYPSLDSIAERLHTSSRTLRRKLDDAGYSYLGLLDEVRYQQAKQLLLNPQMEVQDIALYLGYLQPANFARAFKKWSGLTPSQFRQTQI; encoded by the coding sequence ATGAAAGATCCCTATGGCTTATCCAAAGCCAGTATTCCGATTTCTTATGCACACTTATTATTAGAGATCATGGTCGAAAAAGGGTTTTCTGCATCCGAATTGCTATACCAAAGCAAAATACCTTCAGCACTTCTACACCAAGTGGATGCCCGTATTACTCCAATCCAATGGTCAAAATTGGCATGGGTTAGTTTAAGTCTGGCGCAAGACTGTGGTCTGGGGTACGAATATGGACTCAAACTTCGTTTAACCGCCCACGGCTCCATGGGCTATGCGCTAATGAGCAGTCCTTCGCTCAAACAGGCCATTGGATTGGCCAGTCAATTTTTTAATATGCGGCTCAAAGATTACCGAATTGATTTTTCTGAACAAGAACAACAATCCATTATTGAAATTCAACAAACTCATCCGGTAGTCAGTCAACAACTTGAACAGGCAGAAATGCTAAGACGCTTTTTTTATGAATGCCTAATGATTGGCGTGGTTCAAACGGCACTGACCTTAGCCGAGCATGATTTTTCGGATGTTGAACTGCATGTCGACTGGTCTGAACCGTCCTATCATCAAAAATTTCAGCCACAACTTCCGACTGTTCGCTTTAATCAAGCTCACAATCAAATTCGTTATCCTGCTGCCATCCTTAACCTCCCCACCAAAATGGCCGATCCGACCGCTTTTCAACATGCCTTAGCCCAATGTGAAGCCGAACAAATCCGCTTTTCCGAAACCATTCAAGATATTGGGCTCAGGGTTAGAACCGAATTACAGCTCACTCCACAAAAAGGCTATCCGAGTTTAGATAGCATTGCCGAACGCTTGCATACCTCCAGCAGAACTCTAAGAAGAAAGTTAGATGACGCAGGTTATTCCTATCTGGGTTTATTAGATGAGGTCAGATATCAACAGGCTAAACAGCTTTTACTCAATCCGCAGATGGAAGTACAGGATATTGCACTGTACTTAGGCTATCTACAACCTGCCAACTTTGCCCGTGCCTTTAAGAAATGGAGTGGCCTTACACCTAGCCAGTTTCGCCAAACCCAAATTTAA
- a CDS encoding dihydrodipicolinate synthase family protein: MKIEGIIAYPVTPFKADGQQLDLNALSISLNALLESQCDAIAPLGSAGESAYLSWQEWQQVAQTTIEVVNQRVPVIVGISELTTAMAIQKAKKAEQLGADVIMVIPVSYWKLTDQEIYDYYQQIAASVKLPIMVYNNPATSGIDMSPELIVKMFNEIDNICMVKDSTGDIQRMHKFHALSQGELPFYNGSNPLALEAFCAGATGWCTAAPNLLGDLPKQLYEAIQQGDLSKAQAIFYQQLPVLSFIVKGGLPKTVKSGLNLLGLSVGAPRPPLQSATVTEIEQLKSLLQAAVK; the protein is encoded by the coding sequence ATGAAAATTGAAGGAATTATTGCTTATCCCGTCACACCATTTAAAGCAGATGGCCAACAACTTGATCTTAATGCTTTGAGCATTAGCTTAAATGCGCTGCTTGAATCACAATGTGATGCGATTGCACCTTTGGGCAGTGCAGGGGAAAGTGCATATTTGTCTTGGCAAGAGTGGCAACAGGTGGCGCAAACCACAATTGAAGTGGTGAATCAGCGTGTTCCTGTGATTGTTGGAATTTCTGAACTGACCACTGCAATGGCGATTCAAAAAGCCAAGAAAGCAGAGCAGTTGGGTGCAGATGTGATTATGGTGATTCCTGTCTCTTACTGGAAACTCACCGATCAAGAAATTTATGATTATTATCAGCAGATTGCCGCATCGGTAAAATTGCCGATCATGGTCTATAACAATCCTGCGACCAGTGGGATTGATATGTCACCTGAGCTGATCGTGAAGATGTTTAATGAGATCGACAATATTTGCATGGTCAAAGACAGCACCGGTGATATTCAGCGTATGCATAAATTTCATGCCTTAAGCCAAGGGGAGTTGCCATTTTATAATGGTTCTAATCCATTGGCGCTAGAAGCCTTCTGTGCTGGAGCAACAGGGTGGTGTACTGCTGCGCCGAATTTGTTGGGCGATCTACCAAAGCAATTGTATGAAGCGATTCAACAAGGTGATCTGTCAAAAGCGCAGGCGATATTTTATCAGCAATTACCTGTGCTGAGTTTTATCGTCAAAGGTGGCTTACCGAAAACAGTAAAATCGGGACTCAATTTACTGGGCTTGTCGGTTGGTGCGCCAAGACCGCCTTTGCAAAGTGCGACAGTGACTGAAATTGAGCAATTAAAAAGCTTGTTACAGGCTGCAGTAAAATAA
- a CDS encoding helix-turn-helix domain-containing protein — protein sequence MKWHELGEMNCPIARTLSIFGDRWTLLIIRNAFMKTRRFDDFQKQLGITRHLLTERINRLVEHKIFEKVLYHEAPKRYEYKLTEKGLALYPIIVTMSTWGNIWQNENKQFPELRYLHKSCGHVTSPSLTCDCCNQPLDARQMSPVYVAGEDGTE from the coding sequence ATGAAATGGCATGAACTCGGTGAAATGAATTGTCCAATTGCACGGACTTTGTCGATTTTTGGCGACCGCTGGACTCTGCTGATTATTCGTAATGCCTTTATGAAAACCCGTCGTTTTGATGACTTTCAAAAGCAGTTAGGCATCACCCGTCATTTGCTGACCGAACGTATTAACCGATTGGTGGAGCACAAGATTTTTGAGAAAGTGCTTTATCATGAAGCACCAAAACGTTATGAGTATAAGCTGACTGAAAAGGGTTTAGCACTCTATCCGATTATTGTCACCATGAGTACATGGGGCAATATTTGGCAAAATGAAAATAAGCAATTTCCCGAATTGCGTTATCTGCACAAAAGCTGTGGGCATGTGACCAGCCCAAGCCTAACTTGTGATTGTTGCAACCAGCCTCTTGATGCGAGACAGATGTCGCCTGTTTATGTGGCGGGTGAAGATGGGACGGAGTAA
- a CDS encoding PLP-dependent aminotransferase family protein, with the protein MQNTKSVGELKYPVFKTYMVQTNMQQPWKIRLHLEDREEKTIFLKLANQIIEEILSGRLSSGSRLSGSRSLADELKINRKTVQSVYEDLEAQGWLISKPRQGTFVAENLPELKHKKINAVEKLNPSSNTISPVAIKNDGIPDIRLIPYELFSRAYRHALIQVTRSQIMGYGDPQGSIELRQALLQMLSMERFIKTSIENICVVRGSQMGIFLAARVLAKQSSSRKVIVVEHWSYPPAIETFLSHHYHIVRVRLDQHGLDIQHLEEILEKHAVAAIYTTPHHQYPTTVTMAMDRRLKLLELSKASDFYIIEDDYDHEFHYDSRPIPPLISLPHAEKVIHIGSLSKVFAPSLRIGYVVANRDIIHAMNQDILLIDKQGNIITELAMAELMQQGEVKRHIRKMRKIYQQRRDFALNHFQAVFKDQVELNSPLGGMALWVRFKFPYRAEYAELLNQLHIDAEAHFAEQSQQSNEHFHIRFGYAAINETEISNIIRLLYEAFQPND; encoded by the coding sequence ATGCAGAATACGAAGTCAGTGGGTGAGTTAAAATATCCAGTTTTTAAAACTTATATGGTCCAGACCAACATGCAGCAGCCATGGAAGATTCGTCTTCATCTTGAAGACCGGGAAGAAAAAACTATCTTTCTCAAGTTAGCCAATCAGATTATTGAAGAGATTCTATCTGGTCGGTTAAGTTCAGGTTCACGCCTATCTGGCTCTCGCTCGCTCGCCGATGAATTAAAAATTAATCGTAAAACCGTACAGTCGGTTTATGAAGATTTAGAAGCACAAGGCTGGTTGATCTCAAAACCACGACAAGGCACTTTTGTGGCGGAGAATCTGCCTGAGTTAAAACATAAAAAAATAAATGCTGTGGAAAAACTCAATCCTTCATCCAATACAATCAGTCCAGTAGCAATTAAAAATGATGGCATTCCAGATATCCGCCTAATCCCTTATGAGTTATTTTCCCGTGCCTATCGACATGCCCTGATTCAAGTGACCCGTTCGCAAATCATGGGTTATGGTGATCCACAAGGTAGTATTGAGTTACGTCAGGCATTGCTGCAAATGCTGTCAATGGAACGCTTTATTAAAACCAGCATCGAGAATATCTGTGTGGTTCGTGGTAGCCAAATGGGGATTTTTTTAGCCGCTCGTGTGCTGGCTAAACAAAGCTCATCACGCAAAGTGATTGTGGTGGAACACTGGTCTTATCCGCCTGCAATTGAAACCTTTTTATCACATCATTATCACATCGTGCGAGTTCGGTTGGATCAACACGGTCTTGATATCCAGCATCTTGAAGAAATACTAGAAAAACATGCTGTGGCTGCAATCTATACCACACCACATCATCAATATCCGACCACTGTGACCATGGCGATGGATCGACGCCTGAAACTATTGGAACTGTCGAAAGCATCTGATTTCTATATTATTGAAGATGACTATGATCACGAATTTCATTATGACAGCCGTCCAATTCCACCGCTGATCAGCTTACCGCATGCAGAAAAAGTGATTCATATAGGTTCGCTGTCCAAGGTCTTTGCCCCAAGCCTAAGAATTGGCTATGTGGTCGCCAATCGAGACATCATCCATGCCATGAATCAGGATATTTTATTGATCGATAAACAAGGCAATATTATCACTGAATTGGCGATGGCCGAACTGATGCAACAGGGAGAAGTCAAACGCCATATCCGCAAGATGCGCAAGATTTATCAACAACGGCGCGACTTTGCACTCAATCATTTCCAAGCGGTATTTAAAGATCAGGTCGAACTCAACTCACCGCTAGGTGGCATGGCCTTATGGGTCAGATTTAAATTTCCCTATCGTGCTGAATATGCCGAGCTACTGAATCAATTGCATATTGATGCTGAAGCTCATTTTGCCGAGCAAAGTCAGCAATCAAATGAGCATTTTCATATCCGTTTTGGGTATGCCGCCATTAATGAAACTGAAATTTCAAACATTATTCGTTTGCTCTATGAGGCATTTCAGCCCAATGATTGA
- a CDS encoding Sbal_3080 family lipoprotein → MKNKKFILTLLSVVLCSACSTTWQWQENPIHADYLSQLNSICIENNSKVKIDHFQEILINRLESHHIQIQVFNAPFKPNTCEFTLNYDATEDYETVFFISEMTLKLYNRAGQRIGLSEYHVYRGGGLDLTKYQGNDVKINRVVDGLLNSSKK, encoded by the coding sequence ATGAAAAATAAGAAGTTCATTCTAACATTGCTGAGTGTCGTACTTTGTTCAGCATGTAGTACGACATGGCAATGGCAAGAAAATCCGATACATGCTGATTATCTTTCGCAGCTTAATTCTATCTGTATCGAAAATAACTCTAAGGTTAAAATTGACCATTTTCAGGAAATACTCATTAATCGATTAGAAAGTCATCACATTCAAATACAAGTCTTTAATGCTCCATTTAAACCAAATACTTGTGAATTTACGTTGAACTATGATGCAACTGAAGATTACGAAACCGTATTTTTTATCAGTGAGATGACGTTAAAACTGTATAACCGTGCTGGGCAAAGAATAGGGCTGTCTGAATATCATGTCTATCGAGGTGGCGGACTTGATCTCACAAAATATCAAGGTAACGATGTAAAAATTAATCGAGTGGTCGATGGACTTTTAAATTCAAGTAAGAAATAG
- a CDS encoding acetoacetate decarboxylase family protein — protein MRQLIKDLRTPIGLANLGNKLYHNAQYLTAVVEVNEKAMARWLPAGMKLAKPARADLFCAYFPENVYTGTYHEAGLFVHIQVGNKTGIFCPWMILDDDRAMIIGRELLGYPKKIGEISWDNDGSRIVSQASRRGTVLVEMEAKLGEILQDAPPILGLSHRNITGGLGLGLPREVRFTPKEHVVEVRRVEMKLRFTGTVNDPLHEMGLGHVMDARLHRVDLSGGLIPPIQIPRLRTPLFLLRQFNPRVL, from the coding sequence ATGAGACAGTTGATCAAAGATTTACGCACACCGATAGGTCTCGCCAACTTGGGTAATAAGCTCTATCACAATGCCCAATATTTAACTGCAGTAGTTGAAGTAAATGAGAAGGCAATGGCGCGTTGGCTACCTGCTGGAATGAAGCTGGCGAAACCTGCCAGAGCAGATTTGTTTTGCGCTTATTTTCCTGAAAATGTGTATACAGGGACCTATCACGAAGCGGGATTATTTGTGCATATTCAGGTCGGCAATAAAACGGGGATCTTTTGTCCGTGGATGATACTGGATGATGATCGTGCCATGATTATTGGGCGTGAGTTGCTGGGTTATCCCAAGAAAATCGGGGAAATCAGTTGGGACAATGATGGTTCACGGATTGTCAGTCAAGCATCACGCCGCGGTACGGTCCTGGTTGAAATGGAAGCCAAACTGGGTGAGATACTACAGGATGCGCCGCCCATTTTAGGATTATCGCATCGTAATATCACAGGTGGTCTGGGGCTGGGTTTACCTAGAGAAGTCCGATTCACCCCGAAAGAGCATGTTGTTGAAGTACGTCGTGTCGAGATGAAATTACGCTTTACCGGAACAGTGAATGATCCTTTGCATGAAATGGGATTAGGTCATGTGATGGATGCGCGCTTACATCGAGTGGATTTATCAGGTGGGTTGATTCCGCCGATTCAGATTCCTCGATTACGTACCCCGTTGTTTTTATTGCGTCAATTCAATCCACGGGTTTTATAG
- a CDS encoding SDR family oxidoreductase, whose protein sequence is MSLAPPLKHSPVVITGASSGIGEELAKQFAALGYSLVLVARRVDKLEALALHLRQKYQVEVILRPCDLADREARTQFRHELEQLDVAILCNNAGFATFGRLQDLNADREREQTELNVVAVQDLTLSVLPNMIQKRRGAILIVGSTSGHQPTPANATYAASKAFANSFAESLHSELSGTGVSCTLLAPGPTITGFNAVAGISKIDGVGGSLVWVTAERVAKEAIHGMACNRRIVIPGLIAQAQTLGGRYTPRIILLPILKQVFSRLKA, encoded by the coding sequence ATGAGCTTAGCACCTCCTTTAAAACATTCGCCCGTGGTGATTACTGGCGCATCGTCCGGTATTGGTGAAGAACTCGCAAAACAATTCGCTGCACTTGGCTATTCGCTTGTTTTAGTTGCGCGACGAGTCGATAAGCTTGAGGCTTTGGCGCTACATTTACGTCAAAAATATCAAGTTGAAGTGATATTACGTCCGTGTGATCTTGCGGATCGTGAGGCAAGGACTCAGTTCCGTCACGAATTGGAACAGCTTGATGTGGCGATTTTATGCAATAACGCAGGCTTTGCTACCTTTGGTCGATTACAAGATCTGAATGCAGATCGTGAACGTGAACAGACCGAGTTAAATGTGGTGGCAGTACAGGATCTGACTTTGTCGGTATTGCCAAACATGATTCAGAAAAGACGAGGTGCCATTCTTATTGTTGGCTCTACCTCGGGGCATCAACCCACACCAGCCAATGCCACTTATGCAGCCAGCAAAGCCTTTGCTAACTCTTTTGCAGAGTCGCTGCATAGCGAACTGAGCGGTACTGGGGTGAGTTGTACCTTATTGGCACCTGGTCCAACCATCACAGGCTTTAATGCGGTGGCAGGGATCAGCAAGATTGATGGAGTTGGCGGCAGTTTGGTTTGGGTGACTGCAGAACGGGTCGCCAAAGAAGCCATTCACGGCATGGCGTGCAATCGCCGTATCGTGATTCCAGGTCTAATCGCACAGGCACAAACGTTGGGTGGGCGATATACCCCACGCATTATTTTATTGCCGATCTTAAAGCAAGTCTTTTCGAGATTAAAAGCATGA
- a CDS encoding SDR family NAD(P)-dependent oxidoreductase, which produces MNQVNRDSTQPTGIVVVIGVGAEQGIGAAVCRRFAHEQFKIYVVGRTLNKVEKVAATINAQGGQAIAYALDAENEQQLQTLFDHLSNQPEALAAVIHNVGGNIPSIFLQSSLKFFSQMWRSTFLSAVLVAQRSLPIFQKQQQGTLIFTGASASLRGKPFFAAFTMGKSALRSYALNLAALYRPQNIHVAHVVVDGMVDGDRVNKALWGLGRLARLTRGTGGLNIEAIAENYWMLYQQNADLWTHELDLRPYQEKF; this is translated from the coding sequence ATGAATCAGGTCAATCGAGATTCGACCCAGCCAACAGGTATTGTGGTTGTGATTGGCGTTGGGGCAGAACAGGGCATTGGTGCAGCGGTGTGTCGCCGTTTTGCCCATGAGCAATTCAAAATATATGTGGTGGGGCGAACGCTCAATAAAGTCGAAAAGGTGGCAGCAACAATTAATGCTCAAGGTGGGCAGGCTATTGCCTATGCACTGGATGCTGAAAATGAGCAACAGCTTCAGACCTTATTTGATCATTTAAGCAATCAGCCAGAAGCTCTGGCAGCAGTGATCCATAATGTCGGTGGCAATATTCCTTCGATCTTTTTACAGAGCAGTTTAAAGTTTTTTAGCCAAATGTGGCGTTCGACCTTTTTATCTGCGGTATTGGTGGCGCAGCGTAGTTTGCCCATTTTTCAAAAACAGCAGCAGGGTACCTTGATTTTTACGGGTGCCAGTGCCTCATTACGAGGGAAACCTTTTTTTGCCGCATTTACCATGGGCAAATCTGCGTTGAGAAGCTATGCCTTAAATTTGGCAGCACTATATCGTCCTCAAAATATCCATGTGGCGCATGTGGTGGTGGATGGCATGGTCGATGGTGATCGTGTCAATAAAGCCTTATGGGGCTTGGGTCGGCTAGCGAGGTTAACCCGTGGCACAGGTGGTTTAAATATTGAGGCAATTGCCGAAAATTACTGGATGCTCTATCAGCAAAATGCTGACTTATGGACGCATGAACTGGATTTACGTCCTTATCAGGAGAAATTCTAA
- a CDS encoding glutathione S-transferase family protein yields MSKVVLHQWEISPFCKKVARMLQFKGIPFETVNYNGVLGAKVPMLSKVGKVPVLDINGQRIQDSTRIARYLDEAYPDLPLLYPVDPLQKAYVELWEDWSDELLYFYEVYFRVSDADALNHAVAISAEGRPKHEVVLMKPLLKAALNMQVKMQGTGRMAKADIEAEFTRHLERIEFVLGQTGWLVGEAKTIADIAVGSQLLEVIRTSKIWGPKINSYPHIQHWIQHL; encoded by the coding sequence ATGAGTAAAGTGGTCTTACATCAATGGGAAATTTCACCATTCTGCAAAAAAGTCGCACGGATGTTGCAGTTTAAAGGCATTCCATTTGAAACCGTGAATTATAACGGCGTATTGGGGGCCAAAGTCCCAATGTTGAGTAAAGTCGGCAAAGTCCCTGTGCTGGACATCAACGGACAGCGTATTCAGGACAGTACCCGCATTGCCCGTTATCTGGATGAAGCCTATCCAGATTTGCCACTTTTATATCCTGTAGATCCACTACAAAAAGCCTATGTTGAATTGTGGGAAGACTGGTCGGACGAGTTGTTATATTTCTATGAAGTGTATTTTCGGGTCAGTGATGCTGATGCTTTGAATCATGCGGTGGCAATCAGTGCGGAAGGTCGTCCTAAGCATGAGGTTGTACTGATGAAACCTTTGCTCAAGGCTGCATTGAATATGCAAGTGAAGATGCAAGGTACAGGGCGTATGGCAAAGGCTGATATCGAAGCAGAATTTACACGACACTTAGAGCGTATTGAATTTGTGTTAGGTCAAACGGGCTGGTTGGTCGGTGAAGCCAAAACCATTGCCGATATTGCAGTCGGTTCTCAACTGTTAGAAGTCATACGCACCAGTAAAATCTGGGGGCCAAAAATTAACAGCTATCCGCATATTCAGCACTGGATACAACATTTATGA
- a CDS encoding SDR family NAD(P)-dependent oxidoreductase, whose translation MSKLLPQWFKSKQKTKGCIVIVGNAVQQLSQLFVGQVQCDAMPVYQLQHDATKTQPQIEAQVEGLIAVRLNLLDVAAVKSVIQKIQKAGHFVDLCIFQPDFVLPENNHSLSAEQLENYWQNTGLTAVNIAQTVIRQMLSKQQGTLIFLGTQQPVESEQDLFSQSMSASIRALAQSLAREFHPKGIHVVYCVVPHGQTAKHQLMQSLQQTCWHLYQQPKSTWSQELRLGL comes from the coding sequence ATGAGTAAGTTGTTACCGCAATGGTTTAAATCCAAACAAAAAACCAAGGGCTGTATTGTAATCGTGGGCAATGCTGTCCAGCAACTGAGTCAACTTTTTGTTGGGCAAGTTCAGTGCGATGCTATGCCTGTTTATCAACTGCAGCATGATGCAACTAAAACCCAGCCACAGATCGAGGCCCAAGTGGAAGGGCTGATCGCTGTTCGACTCAATCTACTTGATGTGGCTGCAGTTAAAAGTGTTATACAGAAGATTCAGAAAGCAGGGCATTTTGTCGATTTATGCATTTTCCAGCCTGACTTTGTGCTGCCAGAAAATAATCATTCCTTGTCCGCTGAACAGCTTGAGAACTATTGGCAAAACACAGGCTTAACGGCAGTGAATATTGCTCAAACCGTGATTCGTCAGATGCTATCCAAACAGCAAGGAACCTTGATTTTTTTAGGGACTCAACAGCCAGTCGAATCGGAGCAGGATTTATTCAGTCAAAGTATGTCTGCCAGTATTCGAGCTTTAGCACAATCCTTAGCTAGGGAGTTCCACCCCAAGGGCATTCATGTGGTGTATTGTGTGGTACCGCATGGGCAAACGGCAAAACATCAATTGATGCAATCGCTGCAACAGACCTGTTGGCATTTGTACCAACAACCTAAATCGACATGGAGTCAGGAACTGCGCTTAGGATTATAA
- a CDS encoding aldolase — translation MQTALLSKQQLMQTAQQNMNLIQEVNYSDRQKLALTCRILFDHGHDAGLAGQITCRAEQENTFITQRFGLGFDEITAANLLVVDQDLKPLEQQGMANPANRFHTWIYQQHPEVNCIIHTHPTHIAALSMLRVPLAISQMDTCALYEDCSFVGEWPGVPVGNEEGIFISEALGKNRAVLLSHHGQLVAGKSIEEACNLALLIERAARLQLLAMSAGQIQPIPHELAKEAHDWLSTDKRNKVNFAYYARKALKNHQECIEE, via the coding sequence ATGCAAACGGCATTACTCAGCAAACAGCAATTGATGCAAACTGCGCAGCAGAATATGAATTTGATCCAAGAGGTCAATTACAGTGATCGACAGAAGTTGGCTTTGACCTGTCGTATTTTATTTGATCATGGTCATGATGCAGGCTTGGCAGGGCAAATTACCTGCCGTGCTGAACAAGAAAATACCTTTATCACGCAACGTTTTGGTTTGGGTTTTGACGAAATTACCGCAGCCAATTTATTGGTGGTGGATCAAGATCTCAAACCTTTAGAGCAGCAAGGTATGGCCAACCCAGCTAATCGTTTTCATACCTGGATTTATCAGCAACATCCTGAAGTGAATTGCATTATCCATACCCATCCAACCCATATTGCAGCCTTGTCGATGCTACGTGTGCCACTCGCCATTTCGCAAATGGATACCTGTGCCTTGTATGAAGATTGTTCCTTTGTTGGCGAATGGCCGGGAGTACCTGTCGGTAATGAAGAAGGCATTTTTATTTCCGAAGCTTTAGGAAAAAATCGGGCGGTGTTGCTGTCTCATCACGGTCAATTGGTGGCAGGCAAGAGCATTGAAGAAGCTTGTAATTTAGCGCTGTTGATTGAACGCGCCGCACGTTTGCAACTGTTAGCGATGTCGGCAGGACAGATTCAACCGATTCCGCATGAACTGGCAAAAGAAGCCCATGACTGGCTGTCTACTGATAAGCGTAACAAAGTCAATTTTGCCTATTACGCACGCAAGGCTTTGAAAAACCATCAAGAGTGTATCGAGGAGTAA